One Serratia liquefaciens genomic window, GAAGTGACGTAAAAGGCCAGCAGGAACAGCGAGAGGGTTTGAATCGACACGGAAAACAGCAGGACAAATTTACTGCCGAAGGTATCGGTCAATAAACCGGAAACGAAATTGCCGATGACGGCCCCAATACCGAATATCAGCAGCGCGATGGGCAAAATCGCCTCCGGGCCCAACTGAGTATTCTTCAGCAATACGCTCACATAGCTGTAAACAATATGTTCGGAGCAGACGGCGAAGAAAGTGATCAGCAGCGTGGTCAGCACTGCCTTTTGCCGTAGCGGGGCCAACCGCTCTTTCAGCGTATGTTTCCCCGGCGCGGCGATGGCGTTCAGCGCCAGTGAAAGCCCCAGTAGCGCAACGGCACCTAACAGGGCGATCAGCAGGAAGATCTCCCGCCAGCCGATCAGCTTGGCCAGGAAGGTGCCAAAGGGAATGCCCAGCGCGATAGCCAGCGTCATGCCGCCATACACAATCGATATCGCCAGCCCGCGGCGTTTTTCCGATACTAATCCGACCGCGGCGGCGGCGGCCTGCGGCGTGTAGCAAGCCGCCCCCAGCGCCGCCAGTACGCGCCCGGCAGAGATTTGCAAAAAGCTGTTGGCGTAGGCGCAAACCAGGTTACCGGCGATAAACAACAGCAGAGCCAGCTGCAAGATATGTTTGCGGTTGAGGTTGCCCAGCAGCCAGGCGGTCAGCGGAGCGAACACCATATAGGCCAGGGCGAAGACCGAGATTAACTGCCCCGCCTGCGCGGGGCTGACGGCAAAGGTGCCGGAAATCTCGTCAAGTATGCCGGCGACGATAAACGCATCGGTACCGATGGCAAAGGTGCCGGTAGCCATCAGGCACAGCGTAAGAAAATGGCCGTTATAGTCCGTCAACTTCATCCTGCTCTCCGTAACGTATTGGCGGCCCAGACTTTGCTCAGCGCCGCCAGGAAATACTCCACATCCTCATGAGTATGGGCCGAGGTCGGCGTAACCCGCAAACGCTCGCTGCCGGCCGGCACCGTCGGGGCATTGACCGGTTGCACGTAAATATCGTACTCATCGAGCAGTTGTTTGCTGATGTGTTTGTTCCTGTGTGGATCGCCGACCAGCACCGGCAGAATATGGCTGTCCTCCGAGACCAGTGGAATACCGGCGGTGCGCAGGCCGGATTTCAGGTGATCGATAATCGCCAGCAGATGTTTGCGTTGGTTGTCATGCTCCAGGTTGTATTTGAAGCTGGCCAGCGCCGCCGCCACCACCGGCGCGGGGGAGGAGGTGCTGAAGACGAACGCCGGTGCCCAACTGCGCACGGCTTCGACCACCACGCGCGGCGCAGCGATATAGCCACCGGCAGCGCCGTAGGACTTACCAAAGCCCCCCTGAATGATGGTGATCTTGTCCAGCAGGCCCAGTTGTTCGGCATAACCCAGGCCCCGCTGGCCGTAAACGCCGGCGGAGTGGATTTCGTCCAGATAAGTCAGCGCCTGATGTTTCTCCGCCAGCGCGACAATCTGCGCCAGCGGGGCAAAGTCGCCGTCCATCGAATAGAGCGATTCGAAGGCGATCAGCTTGGGACGCTGCGGATCGGCTTCCTGCAGCAGCTCGGCCAGGTGCGCAACGTCATTGTGGCGAAAGATTTTCTTCTCTGCTTTGCTGTAGCGAATGCCGTAAATCATCGAAGCATGGTTCAGCTCATCAGAAAAAACGATCAGGTTGGGAATGGCGTCGCACAGCGTCGAGAGTGTGGCGTCATTAGCCCCAAAGCCGGTGGTGAACAACAGCGCGGACTCCTTGCCGTAGGCCGTGGCCAGCAAGGTTTCCAACTCGCTGTGGTAGATCGAAGTGCCGGAAATACTGCGTGCCCCGCAGGTACCCAGCCCGACACGGTTTACCGCCTCGGTGGTGGCCAGAATAACCTTGGGGTGATGGCTCATCGCCAGATAGTCATTGGAGCACCAGACGTTCAGACGACGCTCACCCTGTTGCCCGTGGCTGGTGGCCCAGGGTTTATCCAGTACGCTGCGTTCCAGGTTGAGGAACTCGCGGAACCGGCCCTGTTTTTTGGTTTCGGCCAGTTTTTCTTCAAGAATGTTCAATACGCTCATACGGAATTCCTTGCATTAGAGGGCTTTAATCACCAGTGAAACACCCTGGCCGACACCGACACACATTGTCACCAGCGCATTGTTTAATTGCCGGGTATGCAACTCCAGCGCGCTGGAAAGCACCAGTCGCGCGCCGGACATGCCCAGCGGATGCCCGAGGGCGATGGCACCGCCGTTCGGATTGACTCGCGCATCGTCGAAGTCGATGTGCCAGCTTTGCAGCGTCGCCAACACCTGCGCGGCAAACGCCTCATTAATTTCAATGATGTCGAAATCGTTCAGCGTAAAACCGGTTCGCGTCAGCAGGCGCTCGGTCGCGGCGATTGGCCCAATCCCCATCAACGAGGGGGCAACGCCGGCGCTGGCGCTGTCGCCAATTTCCGCCAGCGGCTGGAGTGACTTGCGCTTGACATAGCGACCGCTGGCCAGCAACAGCACGGCGGCGCCGTCATTGATACCGGAGGCATTCCCGGCGGTGACCGAGCCTTCGGCGGTGAAGGCCGGTTTCAGCGCCTGCAGTTTTTGCAACGTGGTTTGGCGCGGGAACTCATCTTGAGCGAAGGATTGGCGGGTTTTGCGATCGATCTGCACATCCAGCGCGGTGATCTCCCTGGCCAATCGGCCATTTTCGATAGCCCGCCAGGCCTTCTGCTGCGACGCCAGGGCAAAATTATCCTGATCCTCGCGGGATATGCGGTATTGCTGCGCGACGTTTTCGGCCGTGATACCCAATGGATCGCTGCCATAGCGTTGTGCCAACTGCGGATTGACAAAACGCCAGCCCAGCGTGGTATCGAACAGTTTGATCCCCTTGTCGAAAGGCGTTTCGCTTTTGCCCATTACATAGGGCGCGCGGCTCATGCTTTCGACACCGCCCGCCAACACCAGATCGCTAAGGCCGCTTTTGATTTTTGCGCCGGCATAAATCACGGCGTCCAGCCCGGAGGCGCACAGCCGGTTAAGGGTAATCGCCGGTACTCCCTGATCCAAACCGGACAACAACGCCGCCATGCGTGCGACGTTACGGTTGTCTTCACCGGCCTGATTGGCGCAGCCCAGCACCACCTCATCGATATCCGGCTCGCTTTCCGGGTGTCGTTGCAGCAACGCCCGAATAATCGAGGCCGCCATGTCGTCCGGACGGGTTAATGCCAGACTGCCGCCATATGCACCGATCGCCGTGCGCGTACCGTCGATCAGATAGACCCCATCGTCTTTAATCGTCATTATTTTTCCTCATGGCGCGACGGTCAGCTCGGGCCTGGTAGCGTGGAGCAACGAGTAGTGCGGGTAATAGCGGGCGGAATGCAGCAGTTGCGCCATATTATCCAGCGTCGATTTCACGTTTTTCTGCCCGAGCTGCGCCAGCCAGGCAAAAATGCCGTCGGCATAGTTGACGCCGGCCACGGCGGCGATATCGATGTCTTCTCGGCTACAAACCCCGCTCTCCACCATGATCACCGACTCATTGATCAGGCTGCTCAGAACCCGGGCGACAATCAGGCCTGGGGAATCTTTAACAAACTCCACCTGCGGGATCACCGTTTGCAGCAGCGTGAGGAACAGCGCTTTATTCGCCTCAGTAGCCTGTTGGCTGTGGGCCGCCACCAGAAAAGCGGTGTTGGCATAGTTCAGTGCAACGTCGACCACGAAGGTATCGAGACCCGCCAGCTCGGCAAGCTGATTGGCCGTTCGCCCGTCGGTGATTTTGACTGCCAGACTGTCATTCACCTGGATAAAACGGCCCAGAACCGGGTGTTCCGGCTGACGTGTTATTGCCAGGGGCGCCCAGGTCGCGAAGGCGTGCTGTTGCAGCAGATCAAACAGCGGATGTTCGCCAAAAAAATGCAGCGAGCTCAGCGTACCGCCGCCGGTAGCCGGTGGGTTGGCTGCGTCAGCCGAGGGGGAAAAAAAAGAGCGCCCGTTTTTCTTCCCCAACAGCCCGGCATCCACCAGCGAACGTTGCAAATGGCCGGGGGTATAGCGGGGGTCATACTGCATGTCCTGCCAAATCTGGCTGCTGACCTGATAATTAATGTCCTGACCGATAAAATCAGTCAGCTCCAAAGGCCCCATGCGAAAGTGGCCTCCGGCCTTCAGTGCGCGGTCGATTTGCGGTGCCAGCGCCACGTTTTCCTCCAGCAGGCGAAAACCTTCCAGATAAAAAGGTCGCGCCATGCGATTGACGATAAAGCCCGGCGTGGCTTTGCAGACCACAAATTTTTTGCCTATCGCCGTGACCAACTGCTGGCAGCGTAAGGTGGTGGCCCGGGCGGTAAAATAGGACGGGATAATTTCGATCAGCTTCATCAGCGGTGCCGGGTTGAAGAAATGAAGGCCGATAAAGCGCGAGTTGTTTTCTATCCCTGCGGCCAGTTTATTCAGCGACAGCGAAGAGGTATTGGTGGCGATAATCGCCTCTTTTTTTACCGTGGCGGCAATGGCCGCGAGGATCTCATGCTTGGTGGGTTCATGTTCCGCTATGGTTTCAATCACCAGGTCACTGTCGGCAATGGCGTCGAAAACTGGCGAGAAAACCAGATTGGCCAGGATCTCGCCCTTTTTCTGTTGGCTTATTTTTCCGTTGTCGATTTTTTTATCCAGGTCGCCGACAATATAATCCCGAGCCTGGTTAAGATGATTACCGTTACGATTATAAAGCAGGGTTCGTATGCCGTTCAGTGCCAAAAGATAGGCAATGCCTCTGCCCATGGTTCCGGCGCCAATCACGGCGACCGAATTTATTGCCGTATTATTCTCTGCCATAAAAATCCCCGTGAGTATTCTTCTGCTTTGCAAAATTCGCAAATGCTTATATTTTATTCGGATTTAAAAAGCACCAGGTGCCTATGGCGAAGGTAATTGGCGGCGGTGTGACTGTCTAACGGTAGAAGTGACAGGTTTACAATAAATAGGCTTTATGTTATTCGCGTAATTCGTGGCGCCGGTGAAATATAAAGTCGTTATTTATTAATAATGGCAGGGGAATAGCTGTTTTTGTTATAGCCATGGTATTTTTTATTATATGAAACGGCTGTTGTCGTTTTGAGCCCTCCACTATAGTTAACCTCACTTAATGATTGCGGCGCTGTACTCTGGAGAACCCGCGTTATGGACACTCATTTTCAGCCTTTGATGGATGATCTGCTTAGCAGCCTGTCTGACCGCGATCTTTTTTTAAGCCGTCTGGCACCTTGCGCCCAGGCGCTGGGTTTCGAGTACTTCTCTTATACGGTCTTTTCCTGCTACCCGGCCAGCCGACCCAAAATGTTGATTGAGGGTAACTATCCCGCGCAGTATCTGGAAGATTACCGCAAACTGCGGATCTATTTGCAGGATCCGATGATCGAGCAGGCCCATCACTCTACGCTGCAATTCTATTGGGACGAGCCGTTCTATCGGGACAAACCGGAGCTGTGGTGGCGCATGGCGCAGTACGGCATCCGCGAGGGATGGTCACAGTCCGTCAAGGATTGCTACGGTCGGCTGGGCATCCTTACTTTTGCCGGTAAGAGTATCCCCGCTCAGTCCCCGCAGGCCGGGGCTCGTAACGAAACTTTCTTTCTGTGGCTGGCGCAGATCGCCCACAAGACGCTGCGCGAAGCATTAATATCGGTAAACGACGAGGCGATAAAGGATGTGCTGACGCTGCGTGAGAAAGATATTTTACGCTGGTGCAGCGAAGGAAAAACTTCGGAAGAAACGGCGTTGTTAATGGGGCTGAGTGAGCGCACCGTAAATTTCCACATCGGTAACTCGATTAAAAAGCTGTCGGTGGCCAATAAAACCGCCGCCACCGCAAAAGCGGTGTATTTACAGCTGATTTAATCGACTTTGAAATAATTATTCGGCTAGCCGTTAGACAGGTTGTGTTTATATTTTGTTAAATAAGGAAATATCCCACTCAGTATTTACCGCCGATCACAAAAGCGTGACAAAGCGGTTCACCCTTATCCTTCCCGGCAGTACCCTGTGGGCACCACGGTTACATAGAAGGGATGTGATATGTACAAGACCATATTAGTGCCGATAGATATTGAAGAAGATCTGTTGACCGAGCATGCGCTGGAGCATGTGGTGTACCTGGCGAAAATGTCCGGTGCCAAAGTGCACTTTTTCCATGCGTTGCCGGACGCCTCGGCATTCGTGACCGCTTACTCTTTCGGCATCAAAGAGTTTGAGAACAAGGCGGAAGTGAAGGCGGTGGATAAGCTGAAGCAGATCATGGCGGAAATCGACCTTCCGCTGGAGCGGCTGGATTACACCGTCAGCTTCGGTTCGCCGCGCGATCAGGTACTGGAACTGGCAGAGGAGATCGAAGCCGATCTGATCATTATCGGCTCGCGCCGTCCGAGCGTGAAAACCTACCTGCTGGGTTCCAATGCGGCGGCCATTGTTCGCCATGCCAATATTTCGGTGATGGTCGTTCGGTAATCCTTTCAAATCAAGCCCGCAGTTTAACGCTGCGGGCCTGCCTCATTTTGCTTTAGCGGCACAGCGCCATAATCTCCTCATACAGCGTCTGCGGTAGGGTGACGCCGTGCTGCTCACTGTGTTGCCGCTGTTGAAAGCGCCGTTCCCCCGGGATGCGCGCGCCTTGTTCGCTTATATCAGCAAACAGGGCTTCTGCCCTGGCCAAATGCATCGCTTTATCCGGCCCCAGAAAACGTTCGGGATCCATGGCGATGATCAGCTCGCCGCCGTAGGGCGAAGAGCCTGTCTGCCGGTCGTAGGCCAGCGACTCCTTGCTGGTCATGTCGCCGATCAGGGGCCCGGCAATCAGTTCCACCATTGCTGCCAGCGCTGAACCCTTATGACCGCCGAAGGTCAGCATTGCGCCCTGTAACACGCTTTCGGCATCGGTTGAGGGCTGCCCTTGCCGGTCGATGCCCCATCCTGGCGGCAGCGGGGTACCGGCACGGCGATGCAGTTCAATCTCGCCTCGCGCGGCGGCGCTGGTGGCCATATCAAAAATAAAGGGGGGCCGCTGTGGTCGTGGCCAGCCGAAGGCGATGGGGTTAGTGCCGAACAGCGGTCGGGTTCCCCCTGCCGGCGTGACCCAGGCATGGCTGGGCGTGCAGGCCAGCGCCACCAGACCTTGATCGGTTAAAGGTTCGATATCGGCCCATAATGCCGAGTAATGCACGCAATGATTAATGGCCAGCGCGGCGATGCCGTTAGTGTGCACCTTTTCGATAAAGGCCGGCAGTGCCGTGCGATAGGCCAACAGCGAAAAGGCCCCGTGGGCGTCAACCCGCAAAATCGCCGGGGCTTGATCGAGTAGCGTCGGTCGGGCATCGGCGGACACTTTACCCGCCAGCAGCGAACGCACGCAGCCAAGCACCCGATACAAACCGTGCGAGGCGCAGCCATCGCGTTCACCTGCGGTCACATTCTGCGCGACGGCTTCGGCGTGCTCAACGCTAAAACCGTTGCTGCGTAATGCGCGTAGCGCGAGTTCATAGGCTTGGTCCAGCGTCAGGCTCTGGGTTGGCATCATCGAATATCTCCTCTGGGTTTACTCTTCTTCATCACCGGCAAAATTCGCCCGAGGCAAACAGGTATAGGCGCCCCAGTAGTAAATCGCCAGCGCAATGACCGCCACGGTGATGGTGTCCCATGGGTGACCAATAGCGTTGATACCGCCAAAACTGCCGAGGTAGGAAGCGATGATAATCAGCGCATAGAAGGCAATCAGCCACAGCGAAGACCAAACCTGCTGCCTGAGGCTGACGGCGTGGGTCGGCACCTTGTTTTTGAACAGGATATAAACCACGAACATCAGAATTTGCAGGCCGAGCAGCCAGGACACGGTGTTCCAACCGGACCAGTAGACGATCAGCGCCGAGATGATAAATGACACCGGGCCGAGCACGCAGAAACCGCGCACGAAAAATGGCCGAGGCAGGTCAGGGGCGTTGCGGCGCAGGCCGGCGGCGGTGACCGGCGCAATGGCGTAACTCAGGACCAGCGCGGCGGAAACCACACCGATCAGCTTCTCCCATGAAGGGAAGGGCAGCGTCCAGAAGATCGACAAGCCGAAAGTCAGCCAGAGAGCAGGACGCGGAATGCCGGACTCGCCGTCGACGCGAGTGAATATTTTAAAGAAGGTGCCGGCGCGCGCCCAACCGTAT contains:
- a CDS encoding Ldh family oxidoreductase, with product MMPTQSLTLDQAYELALRALRSNGFSVEHAEAVAQNVTAGERDGCASHGLYRVLGCVRSLLAGKVSADARPTLLDQAPAILRVDAHGAFSLLAYRTALPAFIEKVHTNGIAALAINHCVHYSALWADIEPLTDQGLVALACTPSHAWVTPAGGTRPLFGTNPIAFGWPRPQRPPFIFDMATSAAARGEIELHRRAGTPLPPGWGIDRQGQPSTDAESVLQGAMLTFGGHKGSALAAMVELIAGPLIGDMTSKESLAYDRQTGSSPYGGELIIAMDPERFLGPDKAMHLARAEALFADISEQGARIPGERRFQQRQHSEQHGVTLPQTLYEEIMALCR
- a CDS encoding acetyl-CoA C-acyltransferase; this encodes MTIKDDGVYLIDGTRTAIGAYGGSLALTRPDDMAASIIRALLQRHPESEPDIDEVVLGCANQAGEDNRNVARMAALLSGLDQGVPAITLNRLCASGLDAVIYAGAKIKSGLSDLVLAGGVESMSRAPYVMGKSETPFDKGIKLFDTTLGWRFVNPQLAQRYGSDPLGITAENVAQQYRISREDQDNFALASQQKAWRAIENGRLAREITALDVQIDRKTRQSFAQDEFPRQTTLQKLQALKPAFTAEGSVTAGNASGINDGAAVLLLASGRYVKRKSLQPLAEIGDSASAGVAPSLMGIGPIAATERLLTRTGFTLNDFDIIEINEAFAAQVLATLQSWHIDFDDARVNPNGGAIALGHPLGMSGARLVLSSALELHTRQLNNALVTMCVGVGQGVSLVIKAL
- a CDS encoding universal stress protein; this translates as MYKTILVPIDIEEDLLTEHALEHVVYLAKMSGAKVHFFHALPDASAFVTAYSFGIKEFENKAEVKAVDKLKQIMAEIDLPLERLDYTVSFGSPRDQVLELAEEIEADLIIIGSRRPSVKTYLLGSNAAAIVRHANISVMVVR
- a CDS encoding MFS transporter is translated as MKLTDYNGHFLTLCLMATGTFAIGTDAFIVAGILDEISGTFAVSPAQAGQLISVFALAYMVFAPLTAWLLGNLNRKHILQLALLLFIAGNLVCAYANSFLQISAGRVLAALGAACYTPQAAAAAVGLVSEKRRGLAISIVYGGMTLAIALGIPFGTFLAKLIGWREIFLLIALLGAVALLGLSLALNAIAAPGKHTLKERLAPLRQKAVLTTLLITFFAVCSEHIVYSYVSVLLKNTQLGPEAILPIALLIFGIGAVIGNFVSGLLTDTFGSKFVLLFSVSIQTLSLFLLAFYVTSPWWVLAIFLVWGITGWMYLVPIQHHLLSLSKRFGALTVSLNSSVLYAGIAAGGMLGGLTLYTLPAYYLPLFSLPLGAIALLLTLVFFQGEKAHD
- a CDS encoding 3-hydroxyacyl-CoA dehydrogenase NAD-binding domain-containing protein, coding for MAENNTAINSVAVIGAGTMGRGIAYLLALNGIRTLLYNRNGNHLNQARDYIVGDLDKKIDNGKISQQKKGEILANLVFSPVFDAIADSDLVIETIAEHEPTKHEILAAIAATVKKEAIIATNTSSLSLNKLAAGIENNSRFIGLHFFNPAPLMKLIEIIPSYFTARATTLRCQQLVTAIGKKFVVCKATPGFIVNRMARPFYLEGFRLLEENVALAPQIDRALKAGGHFRMGPLELTDFIGQDINYQVSSQIWQDMQYDPRYTPGHLQRSLVDAGLLGKKNGRSFFSPSADAANPPATGGGTLSSLHFFGEHPLFDLLQQHAFATWAPLAITRQPEHPVLGRFIQVNDSLAVKITDGRTANQLAELAGLDTFVVDVALNYANTAFLVAAHSQQATEANKALFLTLLQTVIPQVEFVKDSPGLIVARVLSSLINESVIMVESGVCSREDIDIAAVAGVNYADGIFAWLAQLGQKNVKSTLDNMAQLLHSARYYPHYSLLHATRPELTVAP
- a CDS encoding autoinducer binding domain-containing protein, encoding MDTHFQPLMDDLLSSLSDRDLFLSRLAPCAQALGFEYFSYTVFSCYPASRPKMLIEGNYPAQYLEDYRKLRIYLQDPMIEQAHHSTLQFYWDEPFYRDKPELWWRMAQYGIREGWSQSVKDCYGRLGILTFAGKSIPAQSPQAGARNETFFLWLAQIAHKTLREALISVNDEAIKDVLTLREKDILRWCSEGKTSEETALLMGLSERTVNFHIGNSIKKLSVANKTAATAKAVYLQLI
- the hemA gene encoding 5-aminolevulinate synthase, producing MSVLNILEEKLAETKKQGRFREFLNLERSVLDKPWATSHGQQGERRLNVWCSNDYLAMSHHPKVILATTEAVNRVGLGTCGARSISGTSIYHSELETLLATAYGKESALLFTTGFGANDATLSTLCDAIPNLIVFSDELNHASMIYGIRYSKAEKKIFRHNDVAHLAELLQEADPQRPKLIAFESLYSMDGDFAPLAQIVALAEKHQALTYLDEIHSAGVYGQRGLGYAEQLGLLDKITIIQGGFGKSYGAAGGYIAAPRVVVEAVRSWAPAFVFSTSSPAPVVAAALASFKYNLEHDNQRKHLLAIIDHLKSGLRTAGIPLVSEDSHILPVLVGDPHRNKHISKQLLDEYDIYVQPVNAPTVPAGSERLRVTPTSAHTHEDVEYFLAALSKVWAANTLRRAG